A genomic region of Alnus glutinosa chromosome 11, dhAlnGlut1.1, whole genome shotgun sequence contains the following coding sequences:
- the LOC133882838 gene encoding proteasome subunit alpha type-7-like gives MARYDRAITVFSPDGHLFQVEYALEAVRKGNAAVGVRGSDVVVLGVEKKSAPKLQDSRSVKKIVCLDDHVALACAGLKADARVLINRARIECQSHRLTVEDPVTVEYITRYIAGLQQKYTQSGGVRPFGLSTLIAGFDPYSGVPSLYQTDPSGTFQAWKANATGRNSNSMREFLEKNYKETSGQETVKLAIRALLEVVESGGKNIEIAVMTKEHGLRQLEEAEIDAIVADIDAEKAAAEAAKKGPAKET, from the exons atggcgAGGTACGACCGAGCGATAACGGTTTTCTCGCCGGACGGGCACTTGTTCCAGGTGGAGTACGCCCTCGAAGCTGTCCGGAAAGGCAACGCCGCCGTCGGCGTCCGCGGCTCCGATGTCGTCGTTCTCGGCGTCGAAAAGAAGTCCGCCCCCAAACTCCAAGACTCCAG ATCAGTTAAGAAGATTGTGTGCTTGGATGATCACGTTGCGTTGGCCTGTGCCGGTTTGAAAGCAGATGCTCGTGTGCTGATAAACAGGGCACGCATTGAATGTCAGAGCCATAGGCTTACAGTTGAGGATCCTGTAACTGTTGAATATATAACACGTTACATTGCGGGTCTGCAGCAGAAATATACGCAAAGTGGGGGTGTaaggccatttggcctttcAACTTTGATTGCAGGTTTCGACCCGTACAGTGGTGTTCCATCTCTCTATCAGACAGACCCATCAGGAACATTTCAAGCGTGGAAAGCCAATGCGACTGggagaaattcaaattcgatGAGGGAGTTTCTGGAAAAGAATTATAAAGAAACTTCTGGACAAGAAACTGTGAAGTTGGCAATACGTGCTTTGCTTGAA GTTGTTGAGAGTGGAGGGAAGAACATAGAAATTGCCGTGATGACAAAAGAGCATGGGCTGCGCCAACTTGAGGAAGCTGAAATTGATGCCATTGTTGCTGATATTGATGCAGAGAAGGCAGCAGCAGAGGCTGCAAAGAAGGGCCCTGCAAAGGAGACCTAG